The nucleotide window CTGTGGAGTGTCTAGTTATGTTGGAATCTGAATTTGTGTTCCACTTTCATTGATCTCCCAATTACAACTTGTCTTTTCATCAAACacaacatttctgttaataataatttTTCCACTAATCGGATTATACAATCGATATACTTTggattgtaaggaataaccaattaagatgtattttttagatttttcacgAAGCTTGTGATGGTTTTATGAAtttaccaaagcataagcaatacaacaaaaaattcttagataccttacacttggtttcatactataccaagcctcaaaatgagtttgattcataacaacctttgttggtgaaatattcaataaataaactGTTGTTACAACTACTTCTACCCAAAACTAATTTGGAATATATTTTCATTTATGCAAACTTTTTGTCATTTTAATGATAGTTCAATTCTTAcattcagctacaccattttactTTAGTGTATATAGTGTTGTTAATTCTCTACGAATACCATTATCTTCACAAAAaatttaaactcattagataaatatTCACCATATCTATCTGTTTGAAGTGTCTTTATACATCTACCACTTTGCTTTTCTATAagtacattaaattttttaaaattatcaaatgttttagatttcaatttcagaaaatatacccaactcatgcgactataatcattagtaaataatagaaaatattaactttcattaaATGATATTGTATTCATAGGTCTATATAAGTCAGCataaattaattcaagataattagatgctctccatgcttttataacaagaaataattttttactttatttgtcataaatatatccttcacatacatcaagcgtATTAATTTTAGGTAGTCcgaaaatctttttttttgtttaacaaTCTTTATTAAGGTGTTCATATTTTAAATGTCACaaattagactcattcttttgagtttcaATAAGAGCATGCTTTTTaatatttgaaacatcaagtggaaacatcttgttttacaTCATACAAACATTTACCTAATTAATtaaactatatttttttatctttaatagtgcatgaaccatcatcaaatataacttaatatccatcatttatcaaTTGTCCAatgctcaacaagttatgtgataaactaggaacaaaaaaaatattatcaaggtattttaccttcccttgacttATCTTCACCTTAAttattcctttcccttccacttgaatTTGCTTGTTATCTTCAGGTCTAACTTTCAAGAGTTTCATTAAAATCTCTAAACATTGATCTTATACCTAACATATGATTAAAATATacattatccaaaaatcaaatattattctactcttgtaattttttattataatttgattGCTTTTATTCATCATGCCCATCTAAGTgttatcttcctcttcctcttccattttctCTACCATGAAATCCTCCTCTGTCACATCCTCTTCttgttgattttttgtcttctttttcttcacttttttcaagtaacATATTctaaccttacttcatgtgcttacgaggaacccattagttcatcaaataaaaatatagataaatcttttgactccttaaGTACAGCAACAATATAATCAAATTTcgaagttaaacttctcaaaatttttacaataattatatgatcatgaatatatgcaccataagatttcatttgactaacaatttcatcacttgaaaaagaaaattttgtactAATTCATTGctttttatgaataaaattttaaactcacgaCAAAagatttgaagttttaccgtaatcatccTTGATGaatcttgaaattcattttgaatcaaccaagcttgctttgaggttgacgCTGCtataattcttgagaagattatcTCATTCAAAGCTATATTGTCCCGTTTAAACTAAAACTTAGCTTTCATACCATAAAATATTGTAGATGGAGGAGGAAAGAAACGTTAAAACAAAATACTATAATACAATTAAAAAGAATCATTTcgattaaaaattttgatatagtATTTAAACAAGAGGTAAGACATAGAACACTTACAATATATTCTCAAGTACACATACctctcttgcttcatgaactatggtcatatttataggacctaatggtAACTAACTCACTTCATCATGTCACTCATGAGTTAGGTATAGGAACTACCCTATCACTATTAGATCATGGGTCACTACTTAAAATATGTACTTATAACTACTTAAAACTTGAGAATTACCTAGATAATTACTGTGAATTCTCAATAGAGTACAGTACACCAAAAATGTCAAGTCAGCAGCAATCGCTCATTTGTCCTTCACCATTCGCATATAGTTATAATTAAGCGCTGCAACAGGAAGATGCCCATCAACTGTGTTTGTTGAAGAATGCGATGAGGCCGTCGTAGACGAGCTGCTTGGCATTCACCGCCATCACGAAGTCCATATGTGCGTACTCCTTCACCAGCTGAGCCACGAGCTTGTCGGCGTCATGGTTGGTGAGATCGTTCAACAGCAGCTGCACGTCCTTCACGTCCGACAGCATGTCCCCGCCGCCGTAGCTGAGCAGCAGCGGCAGGTCGTGTGTAATGTTGGACATGTGGTATTCGGGTGGGCTGCTCTTCCCATACGCAGCCATGTTGGCCATACTGCTCTCGTAGTCGTACTTTGCTATCACTCCACGTCGGAATGCTGTTAGTACTCAAAGAAAGGTATACATACTCCCTTGTGAGAAAGAACCCTAAGTAgctaaattacatgatattttagatttgtaTCAGACTGACTGACTCTGTGAAAAATGGACGAGTGTCCTCACAGATGTAGGCTCGAGTTCATACTTCAAGAAGATGTCAACAGTGGAGTAATTAAGGCAGCAGTTTGGCCCTACATCCAAAGCGAGTGTGTGTGCAGAATAAGGAAGGAAAAGTCAATACATATGTAAATTAATTGAAGactacaataaataaataaataaataaataatatatatatatatatgattaaagtcAAATCAAACTTATGTTGCGGAATATTATCACCGGAATAATTTGTCCGTACCTGTGAGTGATGCCATAAAGTCGTAGCAGTTCACCTCCGGCATAGCGCAGACGGACTCCAAAAACTGGGTTCCAACTGGCCTGTTTATCCATTAGGAACGCACTTGAATTAGAAGAGCTTTTACGATAACATCACTCAATATATGGTCGGTCATGTTGATAAGGCCTCTGATGATTTTGTCAGCACATTTCTTCTGACAACAAGAGGGATATGTCAGTTTACGTACCCTTTAGGATGAAATTCTGCCACTCCAAGCGCTCCCAACATCTGCAAGAAAAAGCAAGAAAGCTATGACACAGCACTGGACGTAGGTAAATTAGAAGAAGATAATGATCTAGCTCCCTTGATGAGAAAAATCAGTGCTGTGAAATGGTAGAGTGTTGTGAACTCGTTCTTACTTCTCCTGAGAATGCGCTGGCTGCAGCTGCTCCGATTGGAGTTGCCATGTAAGTCAGATAGGCCACCGGACTCAAAAGGGCAGCTGACTTGATCATGTTCACCAGCTTCCCTTCAGAGAATGCTGATAGAGCTGTCAGAGTTCCCTGTAGCATCCAACGCCACACAGTTATAAAAATGTTGTTGTAGTAGCAGTGGTAGTAGTAGAACATGAACATACAAGGATGATATGTTTGGCATTAAAGTAATTCAAAGAAAGGTCTCCTACCATGGAGTGACCAACGTAGTGCAGCTTCTGCCCAGTTTTCTGGAATACAAAGCCCACAGTAGCAGGCAAATCATAGCTGGCCAACTCATCCCATGACCACGCCCAATAAGCCTGCGAGACAACAAAAGGTTGATGCTAATTATACCAACGACCTGCTCAGGACTTCATAAGCAGCAATGTAGAGAAGATGACTAACCGGGTTTGATGCATCGAGAGACTCATGGCGACGGCTCCACCTGGTGCCCCTGCCGTGTGTAATCCATACATCGAATCCGTTGTCTGCAAGTACGAAAGCCAGTGATTGTTGAGGTGGATTCAGTAGCCACGTCAACCCGTCCTGCCATCGCCCATCAAtcgtcaatcatcatatcatcataagaGGAATGACGAAGAAGACAGCGTactgtgcatgcatgcatggcaacACATGCAGATTGCTCAAGGAAACGTACCATGAGGAGTCCATGTTGCAGCAGCACGGGCTGCCTCTTCCCCGGGctgccgcctcctcttccttgtgGGATCCTGTGCATGGTCAGTATGTACCCATCTTGCGTCTTCACCTGCAAGGGACGCAGCAAGCTTCAACCACTCATGCCATGCCCGCATCAATCATCAATCCATCCACATTTATCTGCACTCGGCTACCTCATATTCTTGGCACTCGTAACCCTGAGGGCTCACGACGGCGGTGCACACCCCATCATTTCTAGCTTCGAGGCTTTGCAGCAGCTGCCGGTGTCCGCGAGCTCCGGCCAGCTCGCATTGGAAGCCCATGGAGAGGACGAAGGTGATGACGAGAAGCCAGCTGTGGAATGCCATGTTGGAGGTAAGCGAAGGATGATATCGCCTCCTTCACAAGGATTGGCCTTCTTATAGGGAGGAGGATGAGACCTCGTTCATGGCCTTCTAAaagggtggaggagaaggaaggaaATGGAGAGGATGATCTGTTTAAGGCAGTTGAAGGGTGGTGATACGTGATTCTCGCTACGTGTTAACAGCTCTCAAAATGCTAGTTTTTAGATTGATTAAAGAgcatctatttatttttttttaattaataaaaaattatcgtATCCTAATAAATGTTTTCACctatatctatttattttaatctttttattttatctaattataactatttgaattaatcttttcaTACCCCCTTAATTTAAAATAGTTATAACTTGAAGTtgtaataaaagaaataaaattattcctttaccaaagcttttataaagatatcgacaAGTTGATCTTTCATACTATAGCAGTC belongs to Musa acuminata AAA Group cultivar baxijiao chromosome BXJ3-5, Cavendish_Baxijiao_AAA, whole genome shotgun sequence and includes:
- the LOC135638406 gene encoding triacylglycerol lipase 2-like; its protein translation is MAFHSWLLVITFVLSMGFQCELAGARGHRQLLQSLEARNDGVCTAVVSPQGYECQEYEVKTQDGYILTMHRIPQGRGGGSPGKRQPVLLQHGLLMDGLTWLLNPPQQSLAFVLADNGFDVWITHGRGTRWSRRHESLDASNPAYWAWSWDELASYDLPATVGFVFQKTGQKLHYVGHSMGTLTALSAFSEGKLVNMIKSAALLSPVAYLTYMATPIGAAAASAFSGEVRTTLGVAEFHPKGPVGTQFLESVCAMPEVNCYDFMASLTGPNCCLNYSTVDIFLKYELEPTSVRTLVHFSQTFRRGVIAKYDYESSMANMAAYGKSSPPEYHMSNITHDLPLLLSYGGGDMLSDVKDVQLLLNDLTNHDADKLVAQLVKEYAHMDFVMAVNAKQLVYDGLIAFFNKHS